One Archangium violaceum genomic window, CGGCGTGCGTGGGATGTGCGGGCGCCCCCCTGCTCGGTCGTCCGCCCTGTGGCCGAGCGGGAGGGGATTGGGTCTCAGGGTCTGGGTCTCCTCACACGGAGAGCCGTTTTACCTGGGGCCCCTGTTGTGTCAGGATTTCCTGGAATATTCGCGCAGGAGCCGATTTCCCCGGTGCACGGGCGGGTCGAGCGATACCCGCATGGGGAGGGCGCACGGGATGAGCGGGATCAGCGGAGAGTGGCACACGGTGATGTCGTCGGAGGGAGAGCGGGAGCTGGAGCTCAGGCTGTCGCTGGCCGGGCCCGAGGACACCATGCGGGGTGTGTTCTTCCGCAGCACCCAGGAGGCCGTCCTGGCGATGAAGGGCGTGGCGGCGATGGCGGTCTGCCTGGAGGAGTGCGGTGGGGCGCGCGCCTTCGTGGACTTCTTCGCCTACCCGACGAAGGACTTCCTGCGGGTGCTGAGGCGGGCGGCGTGGCTGCTGGGCGGGTCGGCCGGAGGCTTCGACGGGGCGATGCGGATGTTGGGGAACCTGGTGACGTCGGCGTTCCTGGGGAGCCTGTTGGGCAACACCATCCATGTGCTCTTCACGGGCACGCCGCGGCGGGTGCTGGAGAACCTGCCCATGGCCTACAAGCTGATGATGCCGACGGGCGGTGGGCTCTCGGTGGTGTGGTTGGGGCACACGCGCTGCCGCATCATCTTCGAGCGGGACTTCCTGCCGCGCTCGTATGTGGAGGGCTCGCTGGAAGCGCACCTGAAGAAGGCGGGGGCGCGCTCGCTGTGCATCACCGGGAGGCTGACGGGCTCGCTGTCCAGCGAGTACGACGTGTCCTGGGAGCCGTGAAGCGCGCTCAGGGCGCGCGGGGCGGGGCGAGCACGTCCGGGCCCACGGAGGAGACGCGGGACAGGCCGGCGAGCGCGAGCGTGTGGGCGGTGTCCTCGCGCAGCGCCTCGAGCACCTGACGCACGCCGCCGGCGCCACCGGTGGCCAGTCCCCACAACACGGGCCTGCCGAGGAGCACGGCGCGGGCCCCGAGGGCCAGGGCGCGCAGCACGTCGCGTCCGGAGCGCACGCCGCCATCGACGAGCACGGGAGCGCGGCCGGCGGTGG contains:
- a CDS encoding TIGR02265 family protein; its protein translation is MSGISGEWHTVMSSEGERELELRLSLAGPEDTMRGVFFRSTQEAVLAMKGVAAMAVCLEECGGARAFVDFFAYPTKDFLRVLRRAAWLLGGSAGGFDGAMRMLGNLVTSAFLGSLLGNTIHVLFTGTPRRVLENLPMAYKLMMPTGGGLSVVWLGHTRCRIIFERDFLPRSYVEGSLEAHLKKAGARSLCITGRLTGSLSSEYDVSWEP